In a genomic window of Aggregatimonas sangjinii:
- a CDS encoding Glu/Leu/Phe/Val dehydrogenase dimerization domain-containing protein, whose protein sequence is MKELLKVYENKQPEIVFNWKDSETEAEGWTVINSLRGGAAGGGTRMREGLDMNEVLSLAKTMEVKFTVSGPPIGGAKSGINFNPNDPRKRGVLERWYHAVSPLLKNYYGTGGDLNVDEIHEVIPITEDAGVWHPQEGVFNGHFKPTEADKINRIGQLRLGVIKALESDAYAPTTGRKYTVADMITGYGVAEAVRHYYDIFGGNVVGKRAVVQGFGNVGSAAAYYLAKMGAKVVGIIDRAGGVINEEGFSFEEIEAFFLSKKGNSLMADAHDLIPFEDINQRIWKLQTEIFVPCAASRLVTKEQITQLIDTGLEVISCGANVPFADKEIFFGPIMEYTDGRVSLIPDFVSNCGMARVFAYFMEKRVAIDDEEIFNDTSDTIRKAILNIFKQNPTKVNLCSTGFEIALKQLV, encoded by the coding sequence ATGAAAGAACTACTCAAAGTATACGAAAATAAACAGCCGGAAATCGTTTTTAACTGGAAGGATTCCGAGACCGAGGCGGAGGGTTGGACAGTAATCAACTCGCTACGCGGTGGAGCAGCTGGTGGAGGTACCCGAATGCGCGAGGGATTGGACATGAATGAAGTGCTCTCGTTGGCAAAGACGATGGAAGTAAAGTTCACGGTATCCGGACCCCCGATAGGCGGAGCCAAATCGGGAATCAATTTCAATCCGAACGATCCGCGCAAACGAGGGGTCTTGGAGCGTTGGTACCATGCCGTCTCGCCCTTGTTAAAGAACTACTACGGCACAGGAGGGGACCTTAATGTCGATGAGATTCATGAGGTGATCCCGATTACTGAGGATGCCGGGGTATGGCATCCCCAAGAGGGTGTGTTCAACGGTCATTTTAAACCCACTGAGGCCGATAAGATAAATCGTATCGGTCAATTGCGGTTGGGCGTAATCAAGGCATTGGAAAGCGATGCTTATGCTCCGACTACAGGACGAAAATACACAGTTGCCGATATGATTACCGGTTATGGGGTAGCCGAGGCGGTTCGCCACTATTATGACATATTTGGCGGCAATGTTGTCGGCAAACGAGCCGTTGTTCAAGGTTTTGGTAACGTCGGTAGCGCGGCCGCATATTATCTGGCGAAAATGGGCGCAAAGGTTGTCGGTATTATCGATAGGGCCGGTGGGGTAATCAATGAAGAGGGTTTTAGTTTTGAAGAAATAGAGGCTTTTTTCCTGAGCAAAAAAGGAAATAGCCTAATGGCGGATGCCCATGACCTGATTCCGTTTGAAGATATCAATCAGCGAATATGGAAGCTACAGACCGAGATTTTCGTACCCTGTGCCGCTTCTAGATTGGTCACTAAAGAACAAATAACCCAATTGATCGATACGGGATTGGAGGTGATATCATGCGGCGCCAACGTACCCTTTGCCGACAAAGAGATTTTCTTTGGCCCTATTATGGAGTATACGGATGGTCGGGTAAGTCTAATTCCTGATTTTGTCTCGAACTGTGGAATGGCACGTGTTTTTGCCTATTTTATGGAAAAAAGGGTGGCGATCGATGATGAAGAAATATTTAATGATACCTCCGATACCATTCGAAAGGCAATTTTGAATATCTTTAAGCAGAATCCCACCAAAGTGAACTTATGCAGCACTGGATTCGAAATCGCACTCAAACAGCTAGTCTAA
- the nhaD gene encoding sodium:proton antiporter NhaD, whose product METIIIIVFIVGYLAITLEHNLKIDKLIPALAMMAILWAIIALAHMDVFEVNTVLKELEPTHIDEILLHHLGKTAEILVFLLGAMTIVEIIDYFDGFATIKGYIKTKSKRKLLWLFAILAFILSAIIDNLTATIVLVTILQKVIKVRETRLWFAGLIIIAANAGGAWSPIGDVTTTMLWIGNKVTALVLIEHVLIPSIVCMIIPVFVASRYSAFQGTIESEPEELTEPKSKFGSTMLYLGLGMIVFVPFFKTITHLPPYVGMMLSLAVVAAFAEIYSSSKFNITNLDGEGDDHAGHHSPVHASLSKIELPSILFFLGILLAVAALESLGMLFEFAGSLESTLPMLGTESQGELVSDFVVLILGVGSAVIDNVPLVAASMGMFSVPIDDPVWHFIAYSAGTGGSMLIIGSAAGVVAMGMEKIDFFWYFKKIAWLAFLGFMGGAVAFVVMRNFVLNV is encoded by the coding sequence ATGGAGACTATTATTATTATCGTATTTATAGTTGGCTACTTGGCCATTACTTTAGAACATAACCTAAAAATCGATAAGCTTATCCCTGCCTTGGCCATGATGGCTATTCTTTGGGCGATAATCGCATTGGCCCATATGGATGTTTTCGAGGTGAATACGGTCTTAAAGGAACTCGAGCCTACACATATAGATGAGATTCTGCTACATCATTTGGGCAAGACCGCCGAAATTCTAGTCTTTCTATTGGGCGCCATGACCATTGTCGAAATCATTGATTATTTCGACGGTTTCGCGACTATAAAAGGATACATAAAAACGAAAAGTAAGCGCAAATTACTATGGTTGTTCGCAATTCTGGCATTCATACTATCAGCGATAATCGATAACCTGACCGCAACAATTGTACTGGTTACCATTCTACAGAAGGTCATTAAGGTAAGGGAAACGCGCCTTTGGTTTGCGGGTTTGATTATAATAGCCGCTAACGCCGGTGGTGCTTGGTCTCCTATTGGTGATGTGACCACGACAATGCTCTGGATCGGGAATAAGGTGACCGCCCTGGTGCTGATAGAGCACGTTTTGATACCTTCTATAGTTTGTATGATTATTCCGGTATTTGTCGCTAGTCGGTATTCCGCTTTTCAGGGAACGATTGAGTCCGAACCGGAGGAATTGACCGAGCCCAAATCCAAGTTTGGGTCAACTATGTTGTACCTAGGCCTGGGAATGATCGTTTTCGTACCGTTTTTTAAGACGATAACCCATTTGCCTCCCTATGTGGGCATGATGTTGTCGTTGGCCGTCGTGGCGGCCTTTGCCGAGATTTACAGTAGTTCAAAATTCAATATTACCAATCTTGACGGTGAAGGGGACGACCATGCAGGGCACCATAGTCCTGTTCATGCCTCCTTATCTAAAATAGAACTGCCCAGTATTCTTTTTTTCTTGGGAATATTATTGGCCGTAGCTGCCTTGGAATCCCTCGGTATGCTCTTTGAATTTGCAGGTTCCTTAGAAAGCACGCTGCCTATGCTAGGAACGGAATCCCAAGGGGAATTGGTCTCCGATTTCGTTGTTTTGATTTTAGGGGTCGGTTCGGCAGTAATCGACAATGTACCTCTAGTTGCGGCAAGTATGGGGATGTTCTCCGTACCTATCGATGATCCCGTATGGCATTTCATCGCCTATTCCGCTGGAACGGGAGGGAGCATGTTGATCATCGGATCGGCGGCCGGAGTTGTCGCCATGGGCATGGAAAAGATAGATTTTTTCTGGTATTTTAAAAAAATCGCTTGGTTGGCCTTTCTTGGATTCATGGGAGGGGCCGTGGCTTTCGTGGTAATGCGAAATTTTGTACTCAACGTATAA
- a CDS encoding MotA/TolQ/ExbB proton channel family protein, which yields MLLFQDPEMGEVVSEEKTLSVIDLIFSGGTGSIVIISVLFIMLGVALYIYFERILAIKAASKIDKNFMNQIRDHVTSGKLDAAKMLCAQTDSPVARLTEKGVSRIGKPLDDINTAIENAGTLEVYKLEKNVSVLATVAGAAPMIGFLGTVIGMILAFHEMATSGGQAEMGSLASGIYTAMTTTVAGLIVGIIAYMGYNHLVNRTDKVVHKMEANAVEFLDLLNEPL from the coding sequence ATGTTATTGTTCCAAGACCCTGAAATGGGTGAAGTAGTATCCGAGGAAAAAACCTTGTCCGTAATCGATTTGATCTTCAGCGGTGGAACGGGCAGTATCGTAATTATCTCCGTGCTTTTTATTATGTTGGGAGTAGCGTTATATATTTATTTTGAGCGAATTTTAGCAATAAAAGCTGCCTCGAAAATAGATAAGAACTTCATGAACCAGATTAGGGACCATGTCACTTCCGGTAAATTGGATGCGGCCAAAATGCTCTGCGCCCAAACCGATTCGCCTGTGGCGCGTTTGACCGAAAAAGGGGTATCCCGAATCGGAAAACCGCTTGATGACATCAACACTGCTATCGAGAATGCTGGTACTTTGGAGGTGTACAAACTGGAAAAAAATGTTAGTGTTTTAGCCACAGTTGCGGGAGCTGCACCGATGATCGGCTTCTTGGGAACTGTAATCGGTATGATTTTGGCATTCCATGAAATGGCAACAAGCGGCGGACAGGCCGAAATGGGCTCTTTGGCCTCGGGTATCTACACCGCAATGACGACAACGGTAGCGGGGCTTATCGTAGGTATTATCGCTTACATGGGTTACAACCACTTAGTGAACCGAACGGATAAAGTAGTGCATAAGATGGAAGCCAATGCAGTGGAGTTCCTTGATCTCTTGAACGAACCGCTGTAG
- a CDS encoding ExbD/TolR family protein, whose product MKLKGRNKVSPDFSMSSMTDIVFLLLIFFMLTANSPNALDLLLPKAKGKSTNTQNVSVSIDKNLQYFVNNEKINGEYIEIELKKALEGQDKPTIILRAEENVAIKEAVNVMDIANRNNYKVILAVRPN is encoded by the coding sequence GTGAAACTGAAAGGAAGAAATAAGGTAAGCCCGGATTTTAGCATGTCGTCAATGACGGATATCGTATTCTTATTATTGATATTCTTTATGTTGACCGCAAATTCGCCCAATGCACTGGACTTGTTATTGCCAAAGGCCAAAGGCAAATCGACCAATACGCAAAATGTATCGGTAAGTATCGATAAGAACTTACAGTACTTTGTGAACAATGAGAAAATTAATGGAGAGTACATTGAAATTGAATTAAAAAAGGCACTAGAAGGACAAGATAAACCGACTATTATCCTTAGGGCAGAAGAGAACGTTGCCATCAAAGAAGCCGTCAACGTTATGGATATTGCCAATAGGAATAATTACAAAGTTATCTTGGCCGTGCGACCGAACTAA
- a CDS encoding energy transducer TonB: MSFLNTRHKKQSFTLTTLLLSVLLLILFYIGLTYMDPPEENGISVNFGTTDFGSGRVQPKEKIQSEPLNTPPVEPVKQEEVEEEVVEEEVEDVPEEAVVKEAPAEELMTREDAEAIRMETAKAEKKKAEDAAKAAEKRKEEAIKREKAKAAKIAQQKKEAEEKARREQEAKKKKLDEMMGGLNKSDGTASGSEGDDDRAGDKGRPDGDPYATSYYGAPGSGSGTGGYGLNGRSLSSKGKVQQDCNEEGRVVVKIVVDRNGKVVSATPGVKGTTNNAACLLQPAKETAFKHSWNSDSNAPSQQIGFVVVNFKLGE, encoded by the coding sequence ATGTCGTTCCTAAACACGAGACACAAAAAACAGTCCTTTACACTCACTACACTGCTCTTAAGTGTACTGTTGCTTATATTATTCTATATAGGCCTTACCTACATGGACCCACCCGAAGAGAACGGAATCTCGGTCAACTTCGGCACTACCGACTTTGGTAGTGGTAGGGTACAGCCCAAAGAAAAAATACAATCCGAACCTTTGAATACGCCTCCGGTCGAACCTGTAAAGCAGGAAGAAGTGGAGGAGGAAGTCGTTGAAGAAGAGGTAGAGGACGTTCCTGAAGAAGCCGTGGTCAAAGAAGCCCCTGCCGAAGAATTGATGACCAGGGAAGATGCCGAAGCCATAAGAATGGAAACGGCCAAAGCCGAGAAGAAAAAGGCCGAGGATGCTGCTAAAGCGGCCGAAAAACGAAAAGAAGAGGCCATTAAGAGGGAAAAAGCAAAAGCGGCCAAAATAGCACAGCAGAAAAAGGAGGCAGAGGAAAAGGCTCGACGGGAACAAGAGGCCAAAAAGAAAAAGCTGGATGAAATGATGGGTGGCCTCAATAAGTCGGATGGCACCGCATCGGGCTCTGAAGGTGATGACGACCGAGCAGGCGATAAAGGTCGTCCTGATGGAGATCCGTATGCCACCAGCTACTACGGAGCGCCCGGCAGTGGAAGCGGGACCGGAGGCTATGGTCTAAACGGACGCTCGCTCTCGAGTAAAGGTAAAGTACAGCAGGATTGTAATGAGGAAGGTCGTGTAGTGGTTAAAATCGTTGTAGATCGCAATGGTAAAGTGGTGAGTGCCACTCCGGGTGTAAAAGGCACTACGAATAATGCCGCCTGTCTATTACAACCAGCCAAGGAGACAGCATTCAAACACAGTTGGAATTCCGACTCCAATGCGCCAAGCCAGCAAATAGGTTTTGTGGTGGTGAACTTCAAACTAGGCGAGTAA
- a CDS encoding bifunctional folylpolyglutamate synthase/dihydrofolate synthase: MTYSETLDWMFRQLPMYQQKGKTAFNGKLDNILRFATHLDHPHKKFKSIHVAGTNGKGSSSHMLASILQEAGYKVGLYTSPHLKDFRERICINGQTVGKSYVIDFIANNLDFLNANRLSFFEMTVGMAFAYFAESKVDIAIIEVGLGGRLDSTNIITPEVALITNIGYDHTDVLGDSLKKIALEKAGIIKPGIPVVISETQQEIQNVFKKVALERGAALEFADKIARKSYRTDLLGDYQVKNSRGVLAAIDKLTDFKISERDIKAGFENVTRNTGLMGRWQTIGNHPKIICDTAHNKEGLTLVLQQLLEQDFQTLHMVIGFVKEKDLTGVLPLMPTTANYYFCSPKVERGLAPTALREQANEFDLNGEVYPSVMDALETARNKASANDLIFVGGSNFTVAEVL; encoded by the coding sequence GTGACCTATTCCGAAACTTTGGATTGGATGTTCCGCCAGCTTCCAATGTATCAGCAAAAAGGCAAAACTGCCTTCAACGGCAAGTTGGATAATATCCTTCGATTTGCGACTCATCTCGACCATCCACATAAGAAATTCAAGAGCATTCATGTTGCCGGCACGAACGGCAAGGGGTCTAGCAGCCATATGTTGGCTTCCATACTTCAGGAAGCCGGTTACAAGGTAGGTCTTTATACTTCTCCCCATTTAAAGGATTTTCGCGAAAGAATATGCATTAATGGACAAACCGTTGGGAAAAGCTACGTCATAGATTTTATAGCCAACAATCTTGATTTTCTGAATGCGAATCGTCTGTCGTTCTTTGAAATGACGGTCGGAATGGCTTTTGCATATTTCGCCGAGAGTAAGGTAGACATAGCGATTATCGAAGTCGGTTTGGGAGGGCGATTGGACTCTACGAATATCATCACGCCGGAAGTCGCGCTTATCACCAATATCGGCTATGACCATACGGACGTATTGGGTGATAGTCTTAAAAAAATAGCACTTGAAAAAGCCGGCATCATTAAGCCAGGTATACCCGTGGTTATTTCCGAAACACAGCAGGAAATTCAAAATGTGTTCAAAAAGGTAGCTCTTGAGCGGGGTGCGGCACTTGAATTTGCCGATAAGATAGCCCGGAAGTCGTATCGGACCGATTTGCTGGGCGATTACCAAGTAAAGAATAGCAGGGGCGTGTTGGCTGCCATTGATAAATTGACCGATTTTAAAATAAGTGAACGGGATATTAAGGCCGGGTTTGAAAATGTGACGAGAAATACGGGTTTAATGGGGAGGTGGCAGACCATTGGCAACCATCCAAAAATTATCTGTGATACCGCCCATAACAAAGAAGGTTTGACGTTGGTGCTGCAACAGTTGTTAGAGCAGGATTTTCAGACCTTGCATATGGTAATTGGTTTTGTAAAGGAAAAAGACTTAACAGGCGTTTTGCCACTCATGCCTACGACAGCGAATTACTATTTTTGCAGCCCGAAGGTAGAGCGAGGATTGGCACCGACCGCTTTAAGGGAACAAGCCAATGAATTCGATTTGAACGGAGAGGTATATCCATCGGTTATGGATGCTCTTGAAACTGCCAGAAACAAGGCGTCGGCAAACGATTTGATTTTTGTTGGAGGCAGTAATTTTACAGTGGCCGAAGTGCTTTGA
- a CDS encoding Lacal_2735 family protein — MFGLFKKKSQKDILHEKYQKLLKEAHQLSTSNRKKSDEKVFEAEEIMKQIVKLDN, encoded by the coding sequence ATGTTCGGACTCTTCAAGAAAAAATCCCAAAAAGATATACTTCATGAAAAGTATCAAAAACTCTTGAAGGAAGCACACCAACTTTCAACCTCCAATAGAAAAAAGAGTGATGAAAAGGTATTCGAGGCAGAGGAAATTATGAAACAAATTGTAAAACTTGATAATTAG
- a CDS encoding TIGR03643 family protein produces MGAASFKQDKVLFVDEKAELNERQLDRIIEMAWEDRTPFAAITYQFGLPEKEVIKLMRANLKSSSFKRWRKRVNSGVSQKHLKKRNPEIDRFKCTRQRAISNNKISKR; encoded by the coding sequence ATGGGTGCAGCGTCGTTCAAACAAGATAAAGTACTTTTCGTAGACGAGAAAGCCGAATTGAACGAACGTCAATTAGATCGCATAATCGAAATGGCTTGGGAGGACCGTACTCCGTTTGCGGCAATTACCTATCAATTTGGATTGCCGGAAAAAGAAGTGATAAAACTTATGCGGGCCAATCTAAAATCAAGTAGTTTTAAAAGATGGCGAAAGAGAGTGAATAGTGGGGTAAGTCAAAAGCATCTCAAAAAGCGAAACCCAGAAATCGACCGTTTTAAATGTACGCGACAACGGGCTATTTCGAACAATAAAATCAGTAAGCGCTAA
- a CDS encoding FAD-binding domain-containing protein, translating into MASNYDVTKVHFPSAYSEILQRVESIDPSTYARTRNYISGAVSYLSPYISRGVISTKFVLQQLLQNGHSVKKSEKFIQELAWRDYWQQVWMAKGNAIDNDLRHLQTDVQNHEISTNLVKGETGIKAIDRAVAQFYDTGYLHNHVRMYIAAISCNMGKSHWKIPAQWMYYHLLDGDWASNALSWQWVAGCNRNKKYVANQENINKYCHTTQQGTFLDIPYDAFSTMGIPEVLDDTHLPELITPLPEQKEIKFDKALPTQIYNYYNLDPNWKGDLSANRILLLEPSHFAKYPIGQKSMDFMLALGENIENLQVFVGEFDELLAQYPISEVYFNEHPTNKNYRGKEEARDWMFSVTGYFPSFFAFWKKCKKELNY; encoded by the coding sequence ATGGCGTCAAACTACGATGTAACGAAAGTACACTTCCCTTCAGCATACTCCGAAATTCTGCAACGTGTTGAAAGTATCGACCCTTCTACATACGCAAGAACTCGAAATTACATTAGCGGTGCGGTAAGCTATCTTTCCCCTTATATTTCTAGAGGGGTTATTTCCACAAAATTCGTTTTGCAACAACTACTTCAGAATGGGCATTCGGTAAAAAAGTCGGAAAAATTCATTCAGGAACTTGCTTGGCGCGACTACTGGCAGCAGGTCTGGATGGCCAAAGGTAATGCCATCGATAATGACCTGAGACACCTGCAGACAGACGTTCAAAATCACGAAATTTCTACTAACCTCGTCAAAGGCGAAACTGGGATAAAAGCGATAGATAGGGCAGTCGCTCAATTTTACGACACGGGCTATCTTCACAATCATGTGCGCATGTACATAGCGGCTATATCTTGTAATATGGGAAAGAGCCACTGGAAAATTCCCGCGCAATGGATGTATTACCACCTCTTGGATGGCGATTGGGCTAGCAATGCGCTGAGTTGGCAGTGGGTAGCAGGATGCAATAGAAACAAAAAGTACGTAGCTAATCAAGAAAACATCAATAAATATTGTCATACGACCCAGCAGGGGACCTTCTTGGATATCCCCTATGACGCGTTCAGTACTATGGGAATTCCGGAAGTGCTTGACGACACCCATCTTCCTGAATTAATCACGCCCCTTCCGGAGCAAAAAGAAATCAAATTTGATAAGGCGCTTCCGACTCAGATTTACAATTATTACAATCTAGACCCGAATTGGAAGGGCGATTTGAGCGCAAACCGTATTCTTTTACTAGAACCGTCACATTTTGCAAAATATCCCATAGGTCAAAAGAGTATGGATTTTATGCTCGCCTTGGGTGAAAATATCGAAAACCTTCAGGTGTTCGTGGGAGAGTTCGATGAACTTTTGGCGCAATATCCTATAAGCGAAGTCTATTTTAACGAACATCCCACCAATAAAAATTATAGGGGAAAAGAGGAAGCGAGGGATTGGATGTTCAGCGTTACGGGTTACTTTCCTTCATTTTTTGCATTTTGGAAGAAATGCAAAAAAGAACTGAACTATTGA